The DNA segment TCGCGGGCCAGAATCACCTCACGACGATAGCAGCTCGTCTCGGCCATCATGTATGTGAGGCCGGTCTCGCGCACGGTGTCTACCAGCTCCTCGCACTCCTCCAGACTGAAGGCCGCCGGCACAGCGCACATCACGTGCTTGCCCGCCTTGAGCGCCTGAACCGCGTGCGGCCCATGCATCGGCGCGGGCGTGAAGATTGCCACGGCGTCTACGCCGCGATCTGCAAGCAGCGCTTCCATGGACCGGAACGGCCGGGCGCCGGGAAACTGCGCCTGCAGGAGGGCGAGACGGTCCTCCCGCTGCTCGGCGATTGCCGCCACGACGCAATCGGGATGCTCGTGAAACGAGAACTCACGGGCGAATCCGCCTCCTACGATTCCGATGTTTATTGGTCTGGACATAATGGGCGTTTCAGTGTACACCGCAGTTGGAGAATGCGGCGCGCAGCGGTTTCTATTCGCGCCGCATACCCTCCGGCCGCGGTACGGCGCAAGGGCGCGGCGGCCAGGCGCTGGGTACAATGACGTGCGGTGCATGCTGAGCCACGAAGCCGGCAGCCGGGAGCGACGCGAACATGGCGGTTGAAGTGACGGAGGAGGCGGTAAAGAGCGCACTCCGCGGTGTTGTGGATCCCGATTTGCAGCGCGATATCATCACGCTGGGCTTCCTCAAGGAGACCCGAATCTGTGGTGGCGCGGTTGCCGTAACCATTGAGCTCACCACGCCCGCATGTCCCGTTCGGGACCAGATGAAGCAGCAGGCGCACGACCTGATCGCGGCGCTGGAAGGCGTGGAGGCCGTAACAATCGAGATGACGGCGCGCGTGCGCGAGCGGCCCCCAGATGTGGCCGACCTGATGCCGGGCGTGAGGACCGTGATCGCGGTGGCCAGCGGCAAGGGAGGCGTTGGCAAGAGCACGGTAGCCGCAAACCTGGCCGTACAGCTGGCGGCGACCGGAGCGACTGTGGGGCTGCTGGATGCCGACATCTACGGCCCCTCACAGCCCACGATGATGGGGACACGCAAGCGACCTCTGATGCAGGAATCGCCCACCGGACCCAAGATTGTGCCGATAATGGCGCACGGTGTGCTGATGATGTCGCTGGGCTTTTTACTGGAGGATGAGAAGGCGGTGATCTGGCGAGGCCCGATGGTAGCCAGCGCGATTCGCCAACTGCTTGGAGATGTGCTCTGGGGCGACCGCGACTATCTGATTGTCGATCTGCCGCCCGGCACCGGCGACGCGCCACTGACGTTGGCGCAACTGGCGCCCGTGAGCGGCGTGGCGATTGTGATGACGCCGCAGCGCGTAGCGATTGAGATCGCGAACAAGAGCGTCCGCATGTTTCGCACGCTTGAGAAGTCGTTGAACCGGCCGATACCGATACTCGGCATCATTGAGAATATGAGCGGTGGAGTGTTTGGCGAAGGCGGTGGCGCTGCAGCCGGAGAGCAGCTGGAAGTGCCATTTCTTGGCGCGATTCCGCTGGATGCCGAGATCAGCGAAGCCAGCGACAGCGGTGAACCGATTGTACTGCGGCGCCCCGACTCGGCGGCTGCTGCCGCGTACCGGCACGTGGCCAGCGCGCTCGCGGCGCGCGTGAGCATGGTGCAGTTTGAAGCCGGCGAGAAGTAGCTGGAATGCCGCACAAGGTGTGCGCCAGACCTAGGCTCCCGCTTCCGCATATGTCTCATACGCCCCATTGGTCGCATTTCAGCATGTGTCCCTCGCTGCCATCGCGATCGGCGCTTGGGTACGCGCCTACCAGATAGGACATATAGGTTCGCGCACACGTGGCTAGTAAGCGGAGTAGCGGGCGCGCGCCGCGGATGAATCTCAGCGGGATGGTTCCGGCTGTGCGCCAGGCGCAGATTCCGGTGCCGCATAGGTCTCATATGTCCCATTGGTCGCATTTCAGCAAGCGTCCCGCGGTAGGGTGCGCGCTCACCACATGGGACCAATGCGACAACTAGGACATATAGGCTCGCGCACACGTGGCCGGCAAGCGGAGTAGCGGGCGCGCGCCGCGGATGAATCTGAGCGAGATGGTTCCGGCTGTGCGCCAGGCGCAGATTCCGGCTTCCGCATATGCCTTGTTTATCGCATTTCAGCAGGCGTCCCGCGGTGGGGTGCGCGCTCACCACATGGGACCAATGTGACAACTAGGACATATAGGTTCGCGCACACGTGGCTAGTAAGCGGAGCAGCGGCATCCGGCTGTGCGCCAGGCCTAGGCTCCCGCTTCCGCATATGTCTCATACGTCCCATTGGTCGCATTTCAGCAAGCGTCCCGCGGTGGCGTGCGCGCTCACCAAATGGGACCAATGCGACAACTAGGACATATAGGTTCGCGCACACGTGGCTAGTAAGCGGAGTAGCGGCCTCCGGCTGTGCGCCAGGCGCAGATTCCGGCTTTCGCATATGCCTTGTTTATCGCATTCAGCAGGCGTCCCGCGTTGGGGTGCGCGCTCACCACATGGGACCAATGTGACAACTAGGACATATAGGTTCGCGCACACGTGGCGGGCAAGCGGAGTAGCGGGGGCGCGCCGCGCATCGTGGAAGAATCTCAGTGGAATGGTTCCGGCTGGCGGCAGCGCGGCGCCTTGACTTCACCAGGCACCGGGTGTACACTGGCAGACGTAGAATCGGTATCGGCACACTGATGTGCCGCTGCCACCGTGCCATAAGAGGAACGCTGCCATGGAGCTGAAAGAGCCCGAGCGGAGGATCGAGGAGCCGGAGGGCCCGGCGCCTTCGAGGGATTTCATAACCGCTGTGGCCGAACTTCTGGAGATGGATCCGGAGGATATTCTGACGGAGATGGGCTATGAGCAACGGCACGAACCGGAGCTTGTGAGCCTGCGATAACCGGCGGTATTGGGGCTCCGGCCTCACGATAAAGGCGGTCCATGCCCACACGGACCATTTGAAAGGAGCGACGGTGAGATTTCACCGCCGCTCCTTAACGTTGGTGGCTGTGGATCCGTGCGGGTGGCGCAGTTTGCGGGCCGCCAGCCGTGCAACCCGGCGCGATGCTTACCGTCTCCGGTAGAGCCAGAACTGTGGACTCAGGCTGGGAAACCGCGCCGCGCGTACGTATGCCGAGGCAAGGCGTTGCGAAGCCGGCA comes from the Armatimonadota bacterium genome and includes:
- a CDS encoding Mrp/NBP35 family ATP-binding protein gives rise to the protein MAVEVTEEAVKSALRGVVDPDLQRDIITLGFLKETRICGGAVAVTIELTTPACPVRDQMKQQAHDLIAALEGVEAVTIEMTARVRERPPDVADLMPGVRTVIAVASGKGGVGKSTVAANLAVQLAATGATVGLLDADIYGPSQPTMMGTRKRPLMQESPTGPKIVPIMAHGVLMMSLGFLLEDEKAVIWRGPMVASAIRQLLGDVLWGDRDYLIVDLPPGTGDAPLTLAQLAPVSGVAIVMTPQRVAIEIANKSVRMFRTLEKSLNRPIPILGIIENMSGGVFGEGGGAAAGEQLEVPFLGAIPLDAEISEASDSGEPIVLRRPDSAAAAAYRHVASALAARVSMVQFEAGEK